CTATTCCTATCCCTCCTCCATTTCCTACTCCCACTATCTTATGACCATCTCCGTCAAGGACGACATTACTCGTTTTTATCATAGTTGCATTTATGTCGGAAGGGATGCTGATGTCCGTATTTAAGACATATGTTCCTGGCTTGGTAATGTTGTATGGCAAATGATTAATGTAGTGGATGGTTTCCCCTGTTGTATTTAACCATTGCTCTCTTAAAGCTGAAATGCTTGAAGCTGAAATGTATGTTAAGAGGAATAATACTGCAATGAAAATTTTTAAGTTTTTAATCGTGATAACCACCAATTTAAACATTTACATATTATAATTATCATATAAAAATTTGTTATATTTAACTACTTACAAAAAATCCAAACTTGATGATAACTCACGTTCATAGGATGCCTTTATTACAGCATTTATTATACAGGTTGCGCAAGAAAACACGAATTCATATTCCTTAACTAGGATGACAAGAGTTACATTGTTATTAAGACTATCTCTTTTCGCATTAACTTAAAAATCTTACTGATGTTAGCTTTGTTCGAGGCTTTACTCTACTCAAATCTACACTAAAACTCACAGCACTCCCTTACTTTATAGAGCTGCTGGCGGGATTTGAACCCGGGATCTCCGGCTCCGGAGGCCGAAACCATAAATACGATCGTCCTATTCTCTCTCATTGTTTCGGGCCAGTTAGGTATGTTTTCACGTCTATTATCTAGTGTGTGAGGTAGCGGGTTTAGATAGGTGGTGTTATCAGTGCTAGTTTTAACCTACTATATTGTCAAGAAATCTAAGGGTTAATGGGTTTTATAAATCACTATTACAGGATATTGTGTTTGTTAATAGTGGTTACCATGATAATTAAGGCCTATACTAGATGTGCTTATAATTGTGTTTTAAGGACTCCGGTATTTCTCCTAGCAGGCTCGTGAGAGTATTCATCACTTGCGGGACTTGCCTTGTATGATTCTGTCTAGAAGAGAAATATTGTTGCTGGATAATCGTTGAGCAATGATGTTTTCATGAGATAGAGGATGTAAATAGTATGCCAGGAATCTAAGAGATATTAGCTATGGGGCCCATTATTAAGTAATGGGTATTTGAGCCTTGTCTGTTTCAACTACTAAAAAAAAGCGTGAAGCTCGTTAAACCTGGTGAGCTGGATCAAGTTCCACCTGGTTACTGGGCTGCTATTATAGATGGTGGAGTCGTGGCTTGGGCTGAAAGTCTCCAGAGACTATTATCAGTAATGGAAAGTAAAGGGTACAAGAGGAGCGAGTATGCTGTAGTCAAAGTCCCGCCGGACGAGCTACTAGTCGCCAAAACAGGTTAAAAAGGAGGTATAGACGTGGCTGAACAACTAGTATTCGAATACGTTGAAAGACTTGGCAGACCATACCCACTAGTACCCGTGACCCTAAGAGCCCAAAAAGAGTTAACCCTATACGCTCTCTAGATAGTGGTGCTGTCATAAGCCTCTTCCCAGAAGATGTCGCAAACGTTATAGGACTTGACTTGAGCAATAGGGAGACACTATACTTAACTGGAGTGGGAGGATATATAAAGGGAAAACACGTTCCAAACGTAGAGGTCATGATAGGAGCATATAGCTTAAGAATCCCAATAGTATTCATACCATACATTCCCATAGAACTAGCAGTTCTCGGGAGAAAAGAGTTTTTCGATGCATTCGAAATAGCGTTCAGGGAGTGGGAGAGAAAACTAATAATAAAACCAAGAAACATGCAAGCAAATTACCAGTTATAATACTTAATGTGTATTTATGTCTAAAATTTATGCATAAATGGCGGCTCCGCCCGGATTAGCTGACCAGAGACCACCGGCTCGGTTTAGAAACGATTAGGAGAATTGTGATGTCATGGGATGCTAAATGGGGAATCAAACCATTTACCTTGTTTACTTAGACTTCCTCATTACGATAATAGGTGCTTTTGCTATATACTCGACGAACTTCATAGCATATACTAATACGGTTTTTATATTTGGAACTATTTATGGCATCGTTATAGTCACACGTGGATTCATGCCATTACTGATTTATAGTGAAAGGCTTTTCAAGACAATGCCGTTCGTCCACCTACTTTTCCTGTTCCTAACAATCACGTTAGCTTTACTTCTCAACAACATCACAATCTACCTTATGGGAATATCAGTCTCTGCGTTACTCGGAATTTATACCGGAGGCTACATATACAATCTAGAGGTGAGCTGGTCTAAACACCTAAGAGATCCGTCAAAATTCTTTTCACTAATCTCAGGTGCTGAGGCCGTTGCGTTCTTCGTTGCGCCGATACTCACATATATAACGCCGAATAAGATAGTCTTCCTCGCAGTCCTATCAGTGTCCACGGCATTCGGACTCATTCTCCTCTTCTATTTTGCTCGTCTTGGTGGTGCTGAAATAAAACCTAGATTCTTCTCCGGGGAACTAGCGTTGATTAGGAATGTTGCTCCTCTTGCAATATTGGCAGCTTTAAACTGGTTCTTACAGTACCTCTGGATGGGAATGGTGTTTGAGCTTGGAGCTAGACAAGGCATATCGGGTTTCCTAGTGTTTGTAGCGGTTGAACTCGAAACAGCCACGTATATGGCTATCCAGTTTATTATCAGTAGGAGGGGTCTTAAGAAGCTAGCAAGTATGAGGTCAGTTTCTATGTTAATGGCTGTCTATGCTCTAGTTGTGATATCGTTTGCTTCTCTTATTATCGTTAAGATAGACTCGAGTATATTCTTCCTTATTTTACTTGCTTTAGCAGCTTCGTCAAGCCCGCTTGAGCCTCTTATTAATACACTTGTCTCGTTTACTGATCGTGCTCCTGAGATCTCTACTATTGTCTTAAGCTTTAACTACATAGGAGGCGGGATTGGCTATACATTATCCTCGCTTCTACTCAGAATCTAACTACTCTCTTTGTCTTTCCCTCATTATTATCATTTCTGGGTCAAAGCTTGATTATGATTTCATTTCTCCAGATATTGTTAGTGTTAGTGAGTTGGAACAGGATAGCGGGCTCCTGATTCTGCAAACTGTAACTGTAAATACAATTGTCCCAGAACCCCATAGGAAATAGAACGAATCTAAATAGGATTTATACCCGCTAGGTTAATTGGATATAGCACTCTTATATTTGACTAGGTTTTGCTCTTATACCCATGGTATCGCTTTTTAGGCTTTCATGTTGATTTATGTTACCGGTGTTGTGTTTTTGTCACGGGAAGCTGTAGTTAGGGTTCGGGTTCCCTCTTATTATGCTGGTAGGGTTGAGGAGGAGGTTAGGCTGGCCTACGCTATTGATCTTTTCCTGCGTGGAGTTGTGAGTGTTGAGCGTGCCGCGGAGCTGGCTGGTTTACCGCTCTACAACTTCCTAGTTGAACTGCGCAGAAGGGGGAATCTACGCTTACTCCTATAGTGACGAGGAGTTCCGGAATGAGCTAGGGATTGAGTAGCAAGTCAGCTGAATGCATAGTGCTGAACTCAAGCCCCATTATAGCTCTCGCAGCCATAAACCTACTAGAAAGCTTAATAGAACTGTTTCCAAAGATTATTGTGTCTACTGCAGTCTACGAGAAGGTCACAGTCAAAGGAAGTGTTTATGGATAATGGAATCTGTCTAAGTGTTTAAAGATCGCTGAGGGAGATAGAAAATGTAAGGCACTGGAAATTAACCCTTAAAGGGATAACGTTAATGTTGGAAACTGGGATAGGAGTCTTATCTTAGAGTTGAAGATATAAAGCATTGTATTTGGAATGATATTGTTTGGCGGTGGCTAGTATGGTTCTTTTGCCTGGTTATAAGTGGCTTGAAATAGTGTCTGGTAGACGTGGCGGCAGACCTACTGTGAAGGGTACAAGGATATCTGTTGACGATATTCTAGACATGCTCGCGGCTGGCTGGAAACCCGAGGAGGTTGCTGAGGAATTCGATATTCCGTTGGAGGCTGTGTATGAAGCATTGAGGTTTGCATCTAAGGCTCTAAAGAGGGTTACAGTGGTTGCTGAGGCTTCTAGCTGATGAGAACATACCTAAAAAGCTGGTAATCTCCTTGAAGCGGTATGGCGTGAATGTTGCTCGTTTACAGGACCTGGGTACCCGAGGTATTAGTGATAGGGAACTAGCCAATATAGCAAACGAACTTGAGAGAACAATATTAACAAGAGACGCTGACTTTACAGAACCAAGCCTCTTACCTCTGATAAGGCATGGAGTAATCTACATCTCCTATCAGCCGCCTAGGAAAGAAATACAAGGACTAGCCGAGAGAATAGCCTCTATAGCTAACCAGCTAGAACCTAAGCCTGAGCTACTCATAATCATAGACCATAAATATATAGAAATCTATGACTAGCATCTACATCAACGGTTTACTACTCTAAATGTAGAAGTCTAAATTTTATGTAATAACCATGATTTCATAGCTAAACTACAGGCTAGTGGCCATATAATTAGGGTTGGCAACCATACAACTCCATTATTTTATTTTAAGAAACAAATCACGGAGGAGAAGCGTATCTTGTGGAATATGGAAAAATATACTAAAAACTATGTATGAGTGGCGGGCCCGCCGGGATTTGAACCCGGGACCCCCGGCTCCGGAGGCCGGTGCCCTATCCTGGCTAGGCCACGGGCCCACTCGTATTAACTTGGTTTCTTTGGATGGTTAATAATAGAGCGCTGGTTATTCTGATTTATCTGTTTAGAAATGTTGTTTCATAGATTATGTGGCTTTCCTAGTGTGATTATGTTCTTGTAGTTGTCGTCGTTTTGTATGTATGTTGTGGTGTCAATGATTAGCGGATTTTCTCTCTTAGTTATCTCCTTTATTTGGGTTGTTTTGAGGTCTTTGTATTGGCTGTGTCTTGTTAGAACTAGTATTATCTCAGCGTTTTCGAGGGCTTTTTCTAAATCGCTTGTTAATGGTATGTGTAGATTCTCTAGTATGGGATCATGCTTAACATATGGATCGTGGGCTATGATTTCCTGGTAGCCTCTGGCTTTGAGTATTCCCAGAATGTCATATGTTGGCGAGAGTCTCGTATCATCTACGTTGCCTCGGAATGCTACTCCTAGTACGGCTACTTTACTCGATGGGGGGATCCCTATTTTTCTACGGTATTCTTCTAGCAGGTTGGCAATGGTTAACGGCATATTCTCGTTTATCTGTCTTCCAGTAATGGTTAGTTTCATGATGTATTTTCTTTCGAGGAGGCTATTTGCTAGATAGTATGGGTATATAGGTATGCAGTATCCCCCGACACCTGGTCCGGGGAGGTGTATGTGGGAGTATGGTTGGGTGTTAGCTGCTTCACATGCTTCGTAGAAGTCTATGCCTAAATTCATTGCAGCTAATGCCAGTTCGTTTGCGAGTGCAATGTTGACGTCTCTATATATTCCCTCAGCTAGCTTCTCGAATTCCGCTGTCATAGGCCGGCCTACGCGTAGAACTCCCTTCCCAGCTATTTTCTCGTATAATTTTGATACGAGCTCTAGGCTCTTCTCATCTATTCCTGAAACTATTTTAAGGTATCTATCTTCTATGTCCTCAACCGCCCTTCCAACGTATACCCTCTCTGGACTGTACGCAAGGTAGAAATTTCTCCCTGCTTTTAAACTGCTAGCCTCCTCAAGAACAGGCTTGGCTTTATATTCAGTGGATCCTGGGGGTACGCTGGACTCTATTATTACTAGGTCTCCCTCTTTCAACCCTTTTCCTATGTCTCTCAGAGTAGCTGTCCACGAATCATAGTTTACATCTTTTGTTATCCAGTCAAGGTATACTGGAACAGTTACTACTTTAACCACGGAATCGGCGGACGCTTTAACACCGTCAGTAGTTAATAATAGCCTGTCTTCCTCAATGCCCGTTCTAATAGCGTCTTTTATTTTCTCCTCAATAACATCCTGTGCTCCTTGCCTGATCTTTTCCAGTTTATCGTGATCTATATCAACGCCGATTACCTTCAACCCTTTCCTCAGGTATACTGCTATGAGCGCCAATCCGACGTATCCTGTCCCGTAAACGGCTATCCATCCTTTGCCATCGAACACTTTGTCTACTGCATCCACGTCTGAACACCTCCCTCTTCCCATTCTCTCTTCTTTCTCTCGAATTCCCATCTATCAGATACGATTCTGGCAGGAACTCCGGCAACCACACTTTCACTGGGAACGTCTCTAGTTACGATGCTTCCCGCAGCCACTATAGAGTGCCTACCGATTTTTACACCGGCTATTAATATGGCGTTTGCACCTATAGCTGCTCCTTCTTCTATATAGACTCCTATAAGCTTCTTTGACATGGGATACCGGTCGTTAGTGACTAATGCGAAGGGCCCTAGGAAGACATTGTCCTCTATAATGCTCTCGGGGGGAATATAGACTCCTGATTCTATCCTGACGTTATTTCCTATTCTAACCCTTCCATCTATAACGCTTGATGAACCTATGACTGTATTGTCCCCTATTCTAACGTTCTCTCTTATGAGGACGTTATGCCCTGTCTCAACACTATTTCCTATAACGGTTCCCTCGTAAATACTCGTACCCGGGCGTATGTGAACTTTAGATCCCAGAATAGATCCATCGCTAACCGCATCCAAGGCCTCCAAGTATAAGTTATTATCTCCTACTTCGAGACCCCGGATCTTCGATCTAATAGGATAGCCTATGATTGTATTGATGTCTACGATGGATCCTTGGCCGATTACTGATTCGCCTAAAACCACTGCAGACTCGGCCAATAGGACTTTGTCGATCCTAGCCTTCTTTGAAACATACAAACCTTGTACACCTACTATAACAAGAATGAGATGGGTAGATAATTATCTTATACTACTTCCGTCGAGTAAATGTATAAGTCTCCTAGTTACTCAAGTGATGCTTATGGGGTTAGATGATGAGGCGGTTGATAAAGAGGGCTAGCTCTAATAGCTGGGAGGAGTTATGTATACCATTGGATGACCGGTTAAAAGAGCTCCTCAAATATTACCTGAACTCTACTGATGAAGGCGAAAAAGGGAAGTCGGTACTTGATTTACTGGAGAAAGGCTACAGATATTGGTTACTTGAGAAGAATTACGGGGAGGAGAAGGTTGGGGATAGGGAGAACTGGGATCCGGTTTACTGGAGTATGAAGCTGGCTTCAGGATTTGCTTTCTACAAGATAAGGCTGAGAGATGCTATTGAGGAATTGAAGAAGTTAACAATGTCCTTGAGCGGTGTACTGGGAGATCTAAAGCTCTGCTATGATAAGCCGGAAACAGTGAGAAGGGATCCTAGTTTTGGCAGGCGAATAGAGGAATACCAGAGGGAAGTCAATGCATATGTTGAGAAGTTCATAACAGCCCTAAGAGAAGACGTGGATTCCTCCGAAAGGTATGTCGAAGACGAAGAAAAATTCCTAGATGAACTAGAGTCCCTCATAAAGGACTATAGAAAACTACTTAGAGAAAAGAAATTAACGTCAAAAACGCATTCTAGCTAATTCGCGTCTAACCTAGTATGAACGTTATAATGATGTAACCCGTTATCGTTATTGTACTAGAGAAAACTAGGCTTTTCCTAACATAAGCCTTCCAACTGACGTTACTTAACCTTAATCCAATAAGATTGGCTAGGCTTCCTATGGGAGTAAGGTATCCAGCGATATTTGCACTTACAATCAAACTGTTCCATTGCTGTGTTATTTTTGTAAGGAAAATAGTTGTGGGAACATTACTGATTACTTGTGAAAAAGCGAGTGTTCCTAGGTAAATTAGGCTTCTATTGGTTACTGGATGAATTAAGTGTTTAGATAAAATAAGTGCTAGCGAGTTGAAGTCTAGGAATAGGAATATGAATAGAAGAGCAAGGGCCCAGTCAACAGAATATACGATGTACCTGTCGACTAGGACGAATATACCTAGTGCTAAAAGAAAAGCATATGAACCATATCCTTCATTAGACAAAGCAATGCCTAATAGCAGTAAAAGTAGAGTTGTATATCCTGTAGTACTGGAGATTTTCACCTTAGGATAACTCGCTACCCTCTCTAATCGTTTTCTCCCTATTTCTAGGTAGACCACTAATAACAATATGAGTGTCGCTATAGCAAAAACTACAGATGAAACTTCTATGAAACCGGTAAAAGACACATTATAGTATTGCCAAATAATGATATTCTGAGGGTTGCTGAACGGAAATAAAATCGAACCCGTGTTTGCAGCAATCAATCCCAGAACAACTATAGAAACAGGGTTCCATCCAGAGATTTCCGACAACTTTAAACCTACAGGAATCATTACGAGTACAGCTCCATCATTAGTTGCCATCGCTGAGAGAACAATAGTGGATAGAAGGTAGAATAATAGAACACTAAATCCGTCTGCCTTACCCTTTGCACGTATCCACTGAGCTAACCTTGTATTTAGACCGCTTATAACGAATCCTCTCGAGATAAGTAAGAAAAACAGGATGGTTGAAAGCGACTTTATATCTAGTAGACGTGGAACATCATAGAGACTTGAACTTGAACATTTAAGCAAAATGGGTGTTGCAATAATAGCTATTGAAATAATTAAACTTCTAAAACCTATCGTCCGCTTAGTTATATTATGCAATTCTACTCGAAACCTCTGCAGTCAATCCACGATCCGAGACGACCTCGGAGCCATCCCTCGAAACTTTAATATGTGCCACAATAAATTTGCCCCAAGCTAAGGGGATAACCCAACAGTCTTCGGGTTCTCTAAATTCGGCAGCATCTAGAACTCTAAGCTCCTTGAACAATTCTTTTACCTTAACTGAAATAGCACCTTCATCTAAACCCGGAATAGCGGATACTGCAGGTCTGCCCTTAGGGGAGAATTCACTAGAATTCAAGTCAAAGTGTATTCTATCCAAAGCAAACCCGTTATAGAGAATGGGCACATCTACACTAATACCATCAGGATGACGATGTACAATAAGAGGCCCGGGAATAATTAAGTTAATGAGTGAGGAAGCAGTCTCGATAGCTTTACTAGCCATCTCTTGGGAGACTGTATTAGGAACTGTTTCCCTTGAGGAGGGTTTAGGCAATATTGTACACCGTATTTAGTACGTACGGGTATCGAATTATTTTAAGGATATAGGTGATAGTGTCCAGGGAAAATACGCAACCCTACCTTCAAGTTGATCAATCTATAGTTAGAGAGGTGTTTAAGCATTTTACAATGTCTACTGTAAACTCTTTTTTAAATTGATTATCCATCTTATAGATTCCAGCATAAATTTTATCGAGAATCCTTATTATTTCATTCCCTTCGATCTCGGCTTCAATTTTGAAATACTTAACATATCCTACTGGGCGGGGATTTGATAAGTCAAGGTTACGTATTAGAAAATGTGCTGATCTAATTTCATTTACATCACTATCATTAACTTCGTTTTCCAATTTCTTATAAACTCGATCTCCCGGGGTTATGAGGGTTGCTAGTCTCAATCCAAGCAATTTTAAGGGATTTTTATTTCTCTTCACCGGTAGATTAGTAATTGCTTCATCCAAAGAGTTCCTCAGGTTTCTAAGATCGGTTAATTGGTTATATACATCGATTTTGCCTTTCAATATACAATCCACATTTCTTATGGACTCTACATCATCGAGGAGGTTTTCAAGCCGCATTAACAGGAGTTTTCTGAAGCCTTTTTCCAAGCTACACCAGAACCTGGCATCTGCTCCAATCTTCTTATTCCCCAGAGCTAGAATATTATATGGTATTGCTACGGCAATCTTTTTCAATCCAGCGAAATACCTCCACTTTAAGGTTATACTTTAATCAAAGTTTTTTAATCTTAATTTTAATATTGTATCAATAGAACTGTGAACTGCAAAAATTATTTAACTACTATCATATTATAGGTTATACATGCCAAGCTCTTTCTAGGAAACGTTAGAAGGTGATATAAATTTGAGTTCAAAGGGACTCTCAACATCAGCTTGGATAGGTATTATTATAATAATCATAGTCATAATAGGCGCTGGTTGGTGGGCTGCAACAAGACATGGAGCACCGACTACAACTACGACTACAACTCCTACAGGTACTTCAACTACATCAACTTCACCGACTACAACTACGACTACGACCACATCATCGATCACTGGAACAGCTACTACGACTACTACAACAACAATGATGCAGGGATATACATTCATACCTCCCAAACCGGGGTATGCAGCTGTAATTGAAACAAGCAATGCGTTCGTAGTAGTCGGTCCTACTGGATCTAAGGTTCCACAATTTGACAATAAAGGAAAGCAGATAATTGTTGTTAAGTTTAAGGCAAATGAAAGCGCTACTTTACCTGCTGAAAACTCTACTGCATTCGTCAATATAGATCCAGGGTTCTACAGGAACTCCTATGCAGATGCATTAATGATGGCTGGAAGACAGGAGCCAAATCCAGCACTCAGGACTCAGATGTATGAAGCTGTTTATAAGCTAAGCAATTATTATGAGCCTATGATCTGGCTAGGACAGTACATTGCAGTCTTCAACTACTGGAGCTGGGTACATGGAAGATACTATCAGCCAACCTTGGGTGAAAGATTCGATCTCATTACCGAAGACTCTAATGCACCTAATATCCCTCTAGGCATCGGTAATTATGCTAATAATGCGACAACATACGTAGATGTCACTATAGGATGGCCTCAAAGTTTTGATCCTGCGAAGTCGTATGAAACATTCGGTTGGCTAATCTTCCACGAGATAGGTGACACACTAGTAACGTACTGGAAGAACCAAACAGAGGTATTAAGCCCGGATCTA
This window of the Candidatus Tiamatella incendiivivens genome carries:
- a CDS encoding DUF5678 domain-containing protein, giving the protein MKLVKPGELDQVPPGYWAAIIDGGVVAWAESLQRLLSVMESKGYKRSEYAVVKVPPDELLVAKTG
- a CDS encoding UPF0175 family protein yields the protein MSREAVVRVRVPSYYAGRVEEEVRLAYAIDLFLRGVVSVERAAELAGLPLYNFLVELRRRGNLRLLL
- a CDS encoding DUF433 domain-containing protein; amino-acid sequence: MVLLPGYKWLEIVSGRRGGRPTVKGTRISVDDILDMLAAGWKPEEVAEEFDIPLEAVYEALRFASKALKRVTVVAEASS
- a CDS encoding DUF5615 family PIN-like protein, which produces MLRLLADENIPKKLVISLKRYGVNVARLQDLGTRGISDRELANIANELERTILTRDADFTEPSLLPLIRHGVIYISYQPPRKEIQGLAERIASIANQLEPKPELLIIIDHKYIEIYD
- a CDS encoding nucleotide sugar dehydrogenase, translated to MDAVDKVFDGKGWIAVYGTGYVGLALIAVYLRKGLKVIGVDIDHDKLEKIRQGAQDVIEEKIKDAIRTGIEEDRLLLTTDGVKASADSVVKVVTVPVYLDWITKDVNYDSWTATLRDIGKGLKEGDLVIIESSVPPGSTEYKAKPVLEEASSLKAGRNFYLAYSPERVYVGRAVEDIEDRYLKIVSGIDEKSLELVSKLYEKIAGKGVLRVGRPMTAEFEKLAEGIYRDVNIALANELALAAMNLGIDFYEACEAANTQPYSHIHLPGPGVGGYCIPIYPYYLANSLLERKYIMKLTITGRQINENMPLTIANLLEEYRRKIGIPPSSKVAVLGVAFRGNVDDTRLSPTYDILGILKARGYQEIIAHDPYVKHDPILENLHIPLTSDLEKALENAEIILVLTRHSQYKDLKTTQIKEITKRENPLIIDTTTYIQNDDNYKNIITLGKPHNL
- a CDS encoding N-acetyltransferase; the protein is MYVSKKARIDKVLLAESAVVLGESVIGQGSIVDINTIIGYPIRSKIRGLEVGDNNLYLEALDAVSDGSILGSKVHIRPGTSIYEGTVIGNSVETGHNVLIRENVRIGDNTVIGSSSVIDGRVRIGNNVRIESGVYIPPESIIEDNVFLGPFALVTNDRYPMSKKLIGVYIEEGAAIGANAILIAGVKIGRHSIVAAGSIVTRDVPSESVVAGVPARIVSDRWEFERKKREWEEGGVQTWMQ